In a genomic window of Roseomonas aeriglobus:
- a CDS encoding recombinase family protein, translating to MKIGYARVSTAEQNLDLQRDALKAAGCEKVITDKASGATAARPGLEKVKELLRAGDTLVVWRLDRLGRSLRDLIGWMTYLDEEKVGLLSLHEAIDTTTTSGKLTFHLFGALAEFERNLIRERTQAGLTAARARGKKGGRPAALGKDKRDLAVRLYHENTMPIAKICSMLGISKPTLYAYVRSAETKPVAA from the coding sequence ATGAAAATCGGTTACGCCCGCGTATCGACCGCCGAGCAGAACCTGGACCTCCAGCGTGATGCGCTGAAGGCTGCCGGCTGCGAGAAGGTCATCACCGACAAGGCCTCCGGGGCGACTGCCGCTCGCCCTGGATTGGAAAAGGTGAAGGAGCTGCTTCGCGCCGGCGACACACTGGTGGTCTGGCGCCTCGACAGGCTCGGCCGCTCGCTCCGTGATCTGATCGGATGGATGACCTACCTCGACGAGGAAAAGGTCGGGCTGCTGAGCCTGCACGAGGCGATCGACACGACCACCACGTCGGGCAAGCTTACCTTCCACCTGTTCGGGGCATTGGCGGAGTTCGAGCGCAACCTGATCCGCGAGCGGACCCAGGCCGGTCTCACCGCAGCCCGCGCTCGCGGCAAGAAGGGTGGCCGGCCGGCCGCACTCGGCAAGGACAAGCGCGACCTGGCCGTCAGGCTCTACCACGAGAACACGATGCCGATCGCCAAGATTTGCTCGATGCTCGGCATCTCCAAGCCAACACTCTACGCCTATGTGCGATCGGCCGAGACCAAGCCGGTAGCCGCGTAG
- a CDS encoding aspartyl protease family protein, producing MPVRAVLDSGSGASIMSTALAAKLGLNDGERRMISGLSAKAPVLLVRDIDVQLARETRRLPFAVVGDLSSVSAAFGRPIDILLGADMFTGSCIALDFAKRRMAVVKSGTFLAGPDWRAVALGRGAKQELFIRASVSGLPPVPLMIDLGSSAALMLSSAYARDQGLLNGKLVSTAAIGGVDGVRINDAFTIQNINIEGLGVSNVPTLGMRAWLSTSTVGNVGLPLIAQFDVVFDVTAGFVWLRPLGPRRRLPMLKDRSGLGLAASPTALTVVHVAANSPAEKAGWAVGDRIVAVNGHSIDANYTRGELWQVRSRPAGTLVKLTMASGDVRELRLADYY from the coding sequence GTGCCGGTGCGGGCGGTGCTCGACAGTGGCAGCGGCGCGTCGATCATGAGCACGGCGCTCGCGGCGAAGCTCGGCTTGAACGATGGTGAGCGGCGCATGATTAGCGGGCTGAGCGCCAAGGCCCCGGTGCTGCTGGTCCGCGACATCGACGTACAGCTCGCCCGCGAAACCCGTCGCTTACCCTTTGCCGTCGTTGGTGATCTGAGTTCAGTGTCGGCGGCCTTCGGACGACCGATCGATATCCTCCTCGGTGCCGATATGTTCACGGGTAGCTGCATCGCGCTCGATTTCGCGAAAAGGCGTATGGCGGTCGTCAAGTCAGGCACGTTTCTCGCCGGTCCCGACTGGCGCGCTGTCGCGCTCGGGCGCGGTGCCAAGCAGGAGCTGTTCATTCGAGCTTCCGTCTCGGGTTTGCCTCCCGTGCCCTTGATGATCGATCTTGGCAGCTCGGCCGCGCTGATGCTCTCGTCGGCCTATGCCCGCGATCAAGGGCTGTTGAACGGGAAGCTCGTCTCGACCGCGGCGATCGGCGGCGTCGATGGTGTGCGTATCAACGATGCTTTCACGATCCAGAACATCAACATCGAAGGGCTTGGCGTCTCGAACGTCCCCACACTCGGGATGAGAGCTTGGCTCTCCACCAGCACGGTTGGCAATGTCGGCCTACCGCTGATCGCTCAATTCGACGTGGTGTTCGACGTGACCGCCGGATTCGTGTGGCTCCGGCCACTCGGTCCTCGTCGTCGCCTGCCGATGCTGAAGGACCGTAGCGGCCTTGGCCTCGCAGCCTCACCAACGGCGCTCACCGTTGTTCATGTGGCGGCGAACAGTCCCGCGGAAAAGGCTGGCTGGGCGGTCGGCGACCGGATCGTGGCGGTGAACGGCCATTCGATCGATGCGAACTATACGCGTGGGGAGCTCTGGCAAGTGCGCTCCCGGCCTGCTGGCACCCTCGTAAAGCTGACGATGGCCTCGGGTGATGTGCGCGAGCTCAGGCTGGCCGATTATTATTGA
- a CDS encoding helix-turn-helix domain-containing protein — MKPVMIGQLASETSTKVTTIRFYESIGLLRSAPRTASGRRTYDASDIERLHFIRNGRRLGFSVDEIRSLMGLAQNPDQDCGAASAIAAQHLKDVEERLAQLAVLRDELAMLSQSCTKARMADCRIMKAIGKGHPQADQ; from the coding sequence ATGAAGCCGGTGATGATTGGGCAGCTCGCCAGCGAGACCTCGACGAAGGTGACGACGATCCGCTTTTATGAGTCGATCGGGTTGCTCCGATCCGCCCCTCGCACGGCGTCGGGTCGCAGAACCTACGATGCCAGTGACATTGAGCGTTTGCACTTCATCCGCAACGGTCGCCGGCTTGGCTTCTCCGTCGACGAGATCCGTTCGTTGATGGGGCTGGCGCAGAACCCGGACCAGGATTGTGGTGCCGCCTCAGCTATCGCTGCTCAGCACCTCAAGGATGTGGAGGAGAGACTGGCGCAACTCGCGGTGTTGCGGGATGAGTTGGCAATGCTCAGCCAGAGCTGCACCAAGGCGCGCATGGCCGATTGTCGGATCATGAAGGCGATCGGCAAAGGCCACCCTCAAGCCGATCAATAA
- a CDS encoding cation transporter — protein sequence MNASTESCGCHGEPARAQTDPAYRRALLTVVVLNLGFGVAELFGGFIADSQALKADSLDFLGDGSISLIGLLALAWSARARAKVALTQGLFLGALGVGVIGFAIWRALNATAPDAELMGTIGVVALAINVVSALVLARFREGDANVRAIWLFSRNDALANVAVIAAAGLVAWTGSAWPDLAVAGLIALLFLHSAYEIVTGARRELGER from the coding sequence ATGAATGCTTCTACCGAAAGCTGCGGGTGCCACGGGGAGCCCGCGCGCGCGCAAACCGATCCGGCCTATCGCCGTGCGCTGCTGACCGTCGTGGTGCTCAACCTCGGCTTCGGAGTCGCCGAGCTGTTCGGCGGGTTCATCGCCGATAGCCAAGCGCTGAAAGCGGATTCCCTCGATTTTCTCGGGGACGGGTCGATCAGCCTTATCGGTCTTCTCGCGCTTGCCTGGTCCGCACGGGCGAGGGCAAAGGTCGCGCTGACGCAGGGGTTGTTTCTCGGTGCGCTTGGCGTGGGCGTAATCGGTTTCGCGATTTGGCGCGCCCTGAACGCAACCGCGCCCGATGCCGAACTGATGGGCACAATCGGCGTTGTCGCGCTCGCGATCAATGTCGTGTCCGCCTTGGTGCTTGCGCGTTTCCGGGAAGGGGACGCCAATGTTCGCGCGATCTGGCTGTTCAGCCGCAACGACGCGCTCGCCAACGTGGCGGTGATCGCCGCGGCCGGTCTGGTGGCGTGGACAGGAAGCGCCTGGCCGGACCTCGCCGTCGCCGGCCTCATCGCCCTCCTGTTCCTCCACTCCGCTTATGAAATCGTCACTGGCGCTCGGCGCGAATTGGGAGAGCGGTAG
- a CDS encoding cytochrome c/FTR1 family iron permease, which yields MRLLALIRAMLSLRLLSALAALLIPAAAIAEPGDVQTAWRLLDYMAVDYGGAVANGRIKSTSEYAEMTEFAASVSTRLQGLPAKPERQALIQRAANLQAVIAEKGPTEQVATLAHGLAADLLRAYPVPLAPDKAPNLVSSDALFRQSCASCHGMTGNGRGPDAAKLATPPIAFTDAERARQRSVFALYQVVTQGIDGTAMQSFADLPNDQRWALAFRAGSFAFTDAQAREGERLWKSDPTLRRRIPDLKTLVALTPAALGAAIGDAKADPVLAFLRRHPEQVIQQAPGSLAVARAKLAESVAAARRGDARMAKELALSAYLDGFEPIEPTLTARDATLMGRIEGAMGEFRASIDRGASPDDLAEKVAVLGGLFDDAEAALAPDAATEASTFLGAFTILLREGLEALLIVVAMIAFLRKAERGEALRYVHGGWVSAIIAGGITWAVATYAIGISGASRELTEGFGSLFAAVVLLSVGIWMHGKAQADQWQRYIREKMSRALSGGSGWFLFGLAFVVVYREVFETILFYAALSAQGDNGMLLAGAGSAIGLLSLIAWAMLRYSRKLPIAQFFRYSSWLMAVLTVVLAGKGVAALQEAGLINIAPLADVPRLSMLGVFPTWQSVLAQLLMAVAIAVGFAWNGRDRSRSGSGSVTLGSN from the coding sequence GTGCGTCTGCTCGCGTTGATCCGGGCAATGCTCTCGTTGCGGCTGCTCTCCGCGCTCGCGGCGCTGCTGATCCCTGCTGCGGCAATCGCCGAACCCGGCGACGTGCAAACCGCATGGCGGCTGCTCGACTATATGGCCGTCGATTATGGCGGCGCGGTCGCCAACGGTCGGATCAAGAGCACGTCGGAATATGCCGAGATGACGGAGTTCGCCGCGTCGGTCTCGACACGGCTTCAGGGCCTGCCGGCGAAGCCGGAGCGTCAAGCCCTCATCCAGCGGGCTGCCAACCTCCAGGCGGTGATCGCGGAAAAGGGACCGACTGAACAGGTGGCAACATTGGCGCACGGGCTCGCGGCCGATCTGTTGCGCGCCTACCCGGTGCCGCTCGCGCCCGATAAGGCTCCGAACCTCGTCTCCAGCGATGCCCTGTTCCGACAATCCTGCGCGTCCTGCCACGGGATGACGGGCAACGGCCGTGGCCCTGACGCCGCCAAGCTCGCTACGCCCCCGATTGCTTTCACCGATGCCGAGCGCGCGCGCCAGCGCAGCGTGTTCGCGCTCTATCAGGTGGTGACGCAAGGCATCGACGGGACCGCGATGCAGAGCTTCGCCGATCTGCCCAACGATCAGCGCTGGGCGTTAGCATTCCGAGCCGGGAGCTTCGCCTTCACGGATGCGCAGGCGCGCGAAGGCGAGCGGCTTTGGAAATCCGACCCGACCCTTCGCCGGCGCATTCCGGACCTGAAAACCCTGGTCGCGCTCACCCCGGCCGCGCTCGGCGCGGCGATCGGCGACGCCAAGGCTGACCCAGTGCTCGCGTTCCTGCGTCGTCATCCCGAACAGGTGATACAACAGGCTCCCGGCTCGCTCGCGGTCGCCCGCGCCAAACTCGCCGAAAGCGTGGCGGCTGCGCGGCGCGGCGATGCGCGCATGGCGAAAGAGCTGGCGCTGTCGGCCTATCTCGATGGGTTCGAGCCGATCGAGCCAACACTCACCGCGCGCGACGCGACGCTGATGGGTCGAATCGAGGGCGCGATGGGGGAGTTCCGCGCCTCGATCGACCGGGGCGCGTCGCCCGATGATCTCGCGGAGAAGGTCGCAGTACTGGGCGGCCTTTTCGACGATGCGGAAGCGGCGCTCGCGCCTGATGCCGCCACCGAAGCGTCCACGTTCCTGGGCGCGTTCACGATCCTGCTGCGTGAAGGGCTCGAAGCCCTGCTCATCGTTGTCGCCATGATCGCGTTCCTGCGTAAAGCCGAGCGCGGCGAGGCGCTGCGGTACGTGCATGGCGGCTGGGTCAGCGCGATCATCGCGGGCGGGATCACCTGGGCGGTCGCCACCTATGCGATCGGGATCAGCGGTGCGAGCCGGGAGCTGACGGAAGGGTTTGGCTCGCTGTTCGCCGCGGTCGTGCTGCTCTCGGTCGGGATTTGGATGCACGGCAAGGCGCAGGCCGATCAGTGGCAGCGCTATATTCGCGAGAAGATGTCGCGGGCGCTCTCGGGCGGGTCGGGCTGGTTCCTGTTCGGGCTGGCGTTCGTCGTAGTTTATCGCGAGGTCTTCGAGACGATCCTGTTCTATGCCGCGCTTTCGGCGCAAGGTGACAACGGGATGCTTCTCGCGGGGGCCGGGTCGGCGATTGGACTGCTCAGCCTGATCGCTTGGGCCATGCTTCGCTACAGTCGCAAGCTGCCGATCGCGCAGTTCTTCCGCTATAGCTCCTGGCTCATGGCGGTCCTGACCGTCGTGCTGGCGGGTAAAGGCGTCGCCGCGCTCCAGGAAGCCGGCCTTATCAACATCGCACCGCTCGCGGACGTGCCACGGCTGTCGATGCTCGGCGTGTTTCCCACTTGGCAATCGGTGCTGGCGCAACTCCTGATGGCGGTCGCCATTGCGGTCGGGTTCGCCTGGAACGGGCGCGACCGATCCCGCTCGGGTTCCGGCTCAGTGACCCTTGGTTCGAATTAG
- a CDS encoding TolC family protein codes for MNRILAAMLAAASCATMAQAQVGPSAPVAQDAPVYTLDQAVSAAGGSAPAAEAATAGIDAARAGRTVAGLRPNPVVQGQVENVIGSGPYRGVRSAETTVGFAIPIELGGKRGARVAVANAQLSRAEIQVAIIAADVRLQVTQLYVEAVAADRRVMTARDQARIASDALRAASVRVQAGRASPLEQQRADVARINADANVERQLRLAEAARANLARRIGRPIDGLLDDTLLDRLPGVNVYGPLAPVNTTGTLALAAANADFSIAEAGVRLARANRVPDLNVGPSIRRLEATNDMAAVFSVSIPIPVFNNGRAAIAQATAQRTQADAQRRVTALDIEQAITDAQAQAANAATTARAASGPALAAAQEAARIARIGYREGKFGQLELLDAERTLAETRVAAIDALANYQNARAQVERLTARAPNGGNQ; via the coding sequence ATGAATCGTATCCTCGCGGCCATGCTGGCCGCAGCGTCTTGCGCCACGATGGCGCAGGCGCAGGTCGGACCGTCCGCGCCTGTTGCGCAGGATGCGCCGGTCTACACGCTTGACCAAGCGGTCAGTGCAGCGGGCGGTTCGGCCCCTGCTGCGGAAGCGGCGACAGCTGGAATCGACGCGGCCCGTGCAGGTCGCACAGTCGCCGGCTTGCGGCCCAATCCGGTGGTTCAAGGCCAAGTCGAGAATGTCATCGGCTCCGGGCCGTATCGGGGGGTCCGCAGCGCGGAAACCACGGTCGGCTTTGCGATCCCGATCGAGCTAGGCGGCAAGCGCGGCGCCCGCGTCGCGGTCGCCAATGCGCAATTGTCCCGGGCCGAGATCCAGGTCGCGATCATCGCGGCGGATGTCCGGCTTCAGGTAACGCAGCTCTATGTCGAAGCGGTCGCGGCCGATCGCCGGGTAATGACAGCCCGCGATCAGGCCCGGATCGCCAGCGATGCGCTGCGGGCCGCGAGCGTTCGCGTGCAGGCAGGGCGGGCATCGCCACTCGAGCAACAGCGCGCGGATGTCGCGCGTATCAATGCCGACGCCAATGTGGAGCGGCAGCTTCGCTTGGCCGAGGCGGCCCGCGCCAATCTGGCGCGTCGGATCGGACGGCCGATCGACGGCCTGCTCGATGACACGCTGCTCGATCGCCTTCCCGGTGTGAACGTCTATGGGCCGTTGGCACCGGTCAACACGACCGGCACACTCGCGCTGGCGGCAGCCAACGCGGATTTCTCCATTGCCGAAGCCGGCGTGCGGCTCGCGCGCGCCAATCGCGTGCCTGACCTGAACGTCGGGCCGTCGATCCGCCGCCTGGAAGCGACCAACGACATGGCGGCGGTGTTCAGCGTGTCGATCCCGATCCCGGTGTTCAACAATGGTCGCGCCGCGATTGCGCAGGCGACCGCGCAGCGGACCCAGGCGGATGCGCAGCGCCGCGTGACCGCGCTCGACATCGAACAGGCGATCACGGACGCGCAGGCGCAGGCGGCCAATGCCGCAACGACGGCTCGTGCGGCGTCGGGGCCGGCGCTGGCGGCTGCACAGGAGGCCGCCCGCATCGCGCGGATCGGCTATCGCGAGGGCAAGTTCGGCCAGCTCGAATTGCTCGATGCTGAACGCACGCTCGCCGAAACGCGGGTCGCCGCGATCGACGCGCTTGCCAATTACCAGAATGCCCGCGCGCAAGTGGAGCGACTGACCGCTCGTGCGCCCAATGGGGGGAATCAGTGA
- a CDS encoding efflux RND transporter periplasmic adaptor subunit: MKSFYLAGAASLALLLAACGGKDGGNEATAEGAAANETAAGTEKGGAEGGHAGEGVVTLGADQIATAGVQVGRPIIGGAGTIELPAIIEGDPQGTQVVSAAIAGRVVALTRNLGQSVGRGQTIAVIESREAAQIKGEVEAARARLQLANSNLAREQRLFAQRVSPEQDLIAARTAATEARIALTQAQSMVSAAGVGGGGLNRLGIAAPISGQIIARPVTLGQTVAADAELYRIANLSQVSIALNLKPEDAGRVRPGNTVLVKAAGRQATARVTFVSPALDPQTRLVPALATLDNRGGEWRVGEPVTAAVQLTGSGGSGAVRVPTTAVQSFEGKSVVFVRTPTGFKATPVQLGDASGDTVIVRSGLTGNEQIATTGSFTLKAEIGKGEASHED, translated from the coding sequence ATGAAGAGCTTTTATCTCGCGGGCGCGGCGTCGCTCGCCCTGCTCTTGGCTGCCTGCGGCGGCAAGGATGGCGGAAACGAGGCAACTGCCGAAGGCGCAGCTGCCAATGAGACGGCAGCGGGCACGGAAAAGGGCGGTGCTGAAGGCGGTCATGCCGGTGAAGGCGTCGTCACATTGGGTGCCGACCAGATCGCCACAGCGGGCGTCCAGGTCGGACGGCCGATCATCGGCGGGGCCGGGACGATCGAGCTGCCCGCGATCATCGAGGGCGACCCACAGGGAACGCAGGTCGTCTCGGCCGCAATTGCGGGACGCGTGGTCGCGCTCACCCGTAACCTCGGCCAATCGGTCGGACGCGGCCAGACCATTGCGGTCATCGAAAGCCGCGAGGCGGCGCAGATCAAGGGCGAGGTCGAGGCGGCGCGGGCGCGGCTTCAGCTCGCTAATTCGAACCTCGCGCGCGAACAGCGGCTGTTCGCGCAGAGAGTCTCCCCTGAACAGGATCTGATCGCCGCCCGCACAGCGGCGACGGAGGCGCGGATCGCCCTGACGCAGGCGCAGAGCATGGTTTCGGCGGCGGGTGTCGGCGGCGGCGGGCTCAACCGGCTCGGCATTGCCGCGCCGATCTCGGGCCAGATCATTGCGCGCCCCGTGACGCTGGGACAAACGGTCGCGGCGGATGCCGAACTCTATCGCATCGCCAACCTGAGCCAGGTGTCGATCGCGCTTAATCTCAAGCCCGAGGATGCGGGCCGGGTGCGTCCCGGCAATACGGTGCTGGTGAAGGCGGCAGGCCGTCAGGCGACCGCCCGCGTGACCTTCGTGTCGCCGGCGCTTGATCCGCAGACGCGGCTCGTGCCTGCGCTCGCCACCCTCGACAATCGCGGTGGCGAATGGCGGGTCGGCGAGCCTGTGACGGCAGCCGTGCAGCTCACGGGCAGCGGCGGGAGCGGGGCGGTCCGCGTGCCGACGACGGCGGTCCAGAGTTTCGAGGGCAAGTCGGTCGTGTTCGTGCGCACGCCCACCGGCTTCAAGGCGACCCCGGTCCAGCTCGGCGATGCGTCGGGCGACACGGTGATCGTCCGGTCGGGCCTGACCGGCAACGAACAGATCGCCACCACCGGAAGTTTCACGCTCAAGGCCGAGATCGGCAAGGGCGAAGCGAGCCACGAGGATTAA
- a CDS encoding CusA/CzcA family heavy metal efflux RND transporter gives MIARIVTWAVEKRWLVLLLTVIVAAIGAFSLYRLPIDAVPDITNNQVQINVRAPALSPELVEKQVSFPIETALAGTPGLEYTRSLSRNGFAQITAVFSDATDIYFARQQVGERLRGVQENLPDGVNPEMGPIATGLGEVYMYTVRLDHREDDKHKPGEPGQQPDGSYITPEGERLTTEEDKATYLRTAQDWIVTPLLKTTPGLAGVDSIGGYAKQFLVVPDVQKLASLGITLTDLGNALERNNTSVGGGFVNRNGEGLAVRSDALVRNASELARTVIATRNGVPITVEQVATVKTGQAIRMGSASENGTEVVVGTAIMRIGENSRIVSTAVAEKLKTINASLPPDVVIQPVLNRTELVNSTIKTVAKNLSEGAVLVIVVLFLLLGNFRAALIAALVIPITMMLTGFGMLRAGVSANLMSLGALDFGLIVDGAVIIVENALRRLAEQQHHEGRLLSVKERLATVAAAAREMIRPSVYGQAIIILVYVPLLTLTGVEGKTFGPMALTVIIALAFAFILSLTFVPAMIAIWLSKKVEEKDGRIITWLKKRYEPGLDRAMKRPTLTIGAGVGSLVVAALAFTTLGSVFLPQLDEGDLLIQSLRIPATSVQQSQAMQVPIERMMSKQPEVQFVYSKTGTAELAADPMPPNATDMFVILKPRKDWPDPELPKEELVSRIEGNLAKIPGNAYEITQPIQMRFNELIAGVRGDIAVKVFGDDFNQMNRTAEQIAAVLRRTQGAADVKVEQTTGLPMLDIRVNRDAMARLGVTAQDVQDTVTATIGGRTSGQIFEGDRRFPVVIRLSEAQRADIGLLQQVQVPVAGGGYVPLSSVAEIKVVDGPNQISRENGKRRVVVQANVRGRDVGSVVADAQAAIGSQLRLPAGTYLEWGGQFENLQSASERLKLVIPACFILILLLLYGALGSVRDAAIVFTGVPFALVGGVLLLFLRGMDFSISAAVGFIALSGIAVLNGLVMVSSIQDLIRSGMSREEAAHVGAMQRLRPVIMTALVASLGFVPMALGEGAGAEVQKPLATVVIGGLISATLLTLFVLPTLYARFGQKVIEKPEHYNEEHEGDDHGQTFVNNLA, from the coding sequence ATGATCGCCCGTATCGTAACCTGGGCGGTCGAGAAGCGCTGGCTAGTCCTGCTCCTCACCGTCATCGTCGCCGCCATCGGCGCCTTTTCCCTCTACCGGCTACCGATCGACGCGGTGCCGGACATCACCAACAATCAGGTCCAGATCAACGTCCGCGCGCCTGCCCTCTCGCCCGAGCTGGTCGAGAAGCAGGTGTCGTTTCCAATCGAAACCGCGCTCGCCGGCACCCCCGGCCTGGAATATACGCGCTCGTTGAGCCGCAACGGCTTCGCGCAGATCACGGCGGTCTTTTCGGACGCGACGGACATCTATTTCGCCCGCCAGCAGGTGGGCGAGCGTCTGCGGGGCGTGCAAGAGAATCTGCCCGACGGCGTGAACCCTGAAATGGGTCCGATCGCGACAGGCCTGGGCGAGGTGTACATGTACACCGTTCGTCTCGATCATCGCGAGGACGACAAGCACAAGCCCGGTGAACCGGGCCAACAGCCCGATGGCAGCTACATCACGCCAGAGGGCGAGCGACTGACGACCGAAGAGGACAAGGCGACCTACCTGCGCACCGCGCAGGACTGGATCGTGACGCCGCTTCTGAAGACCACACCGGGCCTCGCCGGTGTCGACTCGATTGGCGGTTACGCCAAGCAGTTCCTCGTCGTGCCCGACGTGCAGAAGCTGGCCTCGCTCGGCATCACGCTGACGGACCTGGGAAATGCGCTGGAGCGCAATAACACCAGCGTCGGCGGTGGCTTCGTCAATCGCAATGGCGAAGGTCTGGCTGTTCGCTCGGATGCGCTCGTTCGCAATGCCAGCGAGTTGGCCAGGACCGTGATCGCGACACGTAACGGCGTGCCGATCACGGTCGAACAAGTTGCGACTGTGAAGACGGGTCAGGCGATCCGCATGGGTTCGGCATCGGAGAACGGTACCGAAGTCGTCGTCGGCACGGCGATCATGCGGATCGGCGAGAACAGCCGCATCGTGTCGACCGCGGTCGCTGAGAAACTGAAGACGATCAACGCTTCGCTGCCTCCTGACGTCGTAATTCAGCCGGTGCTGAACCGCACCGAGCTGGTCAATTCGACGATCAAGACGGTCGCGAAAAACCTGTCCGAAGGCGCGGTGCTGGTCATCGTCGTGCTCTTCCTGCTGCTCGGCAACTTCCGTGCGGCCCTGATCGCGGCGTTGGTCATCCCGATCACCATGATGCTGACAGGCTTTGGTATGCTGCGCGCTGGGGTCTCGGCCAATCTGATGAGCCTTGGGGCTTTGGACTTCGGTCTGATCGTCGACGGCGCCGTCATCATTGTCGAAAACGCGCTGCGCCGGCTTGCCGAGCAACAGCATCATGAAGGCCGATTGCTCAGCGTCAAGGAACGGCTCGCGACCGTGGCAGCCGCTGCGCGTGAGATGATCCGTCCCTCTGTGTACGGGCAGGCAATCATCATCCTCGTCTACGTACCGCTGCTCACGCTGACCGGCGTGGAGGGTAAAACGTTCGGACCGATGGCGCTGACCGTCATCATCGCGCTCGCCTTCGCCTTCATCCTCTCTCTCACCTTCGTGCCGGCGATGATTGCGATCTGGCTGTCGAAGAAGGTCGAGGAGAAGGACGGCCGCATCATCACGTGGCTGAAGAAGCGCTACGAACCCGGTCTCGACCGGGCCATGAAGCGCCCGACGCTGACGATCGGTGCGGGTGTGGGAAGCCTTGTGGTGGCGGCGCTTGCTTTCACTACGCTCGGCTCGGTGTTCCTGCCGCAGCTCGACGAAGGCGATTTGCTGATCCAGTCGCTCCGCATTCCGGCAACGTCGGTCCAGCAGAGCCAGGCGATGCAGGTGCCGATCGAGCGGATGATGTCGAAGCAGCCGGAGGTGCAATTCGTCTATTCCAAGACGGGCACCGCCGAGCTGGCGGCCGACCCGATGCCGCCGAACGCGACCGACATGTTCGTCATCCTGAAGCCGCGCAAGGATTGGCCGGATCCTGAGCTTCCCAAGGAGGAGCTGGTCAGCCGGATCGAGGGTAATCTCGCGAAGATTCCGGGAAATGCCTACGAGATCACCCAGCCCATCCAGATGCGCTTCAACGAGCTGATCGCCGGCGTGCGCGGCGACATCGCGGTGAAGGTGTTCGGGGACGACTTCAACCAGATGAACCGGACGGCCGAGCAAATCGCGGCGGTGCTGCGCAGAACGCAAGGCGCAGCGGACGTGAAGGTGGAGCAGACGACCGGTCTTCCCATGCTCGACATTCGCGTCAACCGCGACGCGATGGCGCGGTTGGGCGTTACGGCTCAGGATGTGCAGGACACCGTGACTGCGACGATCGGCGGGCGAACATCGGGCCAGATCTTCGAGGGCGACCGTCGCTTCCCCGTGGTGATCCGCCTGTCGGAGGCGCAGCGTGCCGACATCGGCCTACTCCAACAGGTGCAGGTGCCGGTGGCAGGCGGCGGCTATGTACCGCTGTCCAGCGTCGCCGAGATCAAGGTGGTCGATGGTCCGAACCAGATCAGCCGCGAGAACGGCAAGCGGCGCGTGGTGGTGCAAGCCAACGTGCGTGGCCGCGACGTCGGATCCGTCGTGGCGGATGCGCAGGCGGCGATCGGCAGCCAACTCCGGCTGCCTGCCGGCACCTATCTCGAATGGGGCGGCCAGTTCGAGAACCTCCAATCGGCAAGCGAACGGCTGAAGCTGGTCATTCCGGCTTGCTTCATCTTGATCCTGCTGCTCCTCTACGGGGCGTTGGGATCGGTCCGCGACGCCGCCATCGTGTTCACCGGCGTGCCTTTCGCGCTGGTGGGCGGCGTCCTGTTGCTGTTCCTGCGGGGCATGGACTTCTCGATCTCGGCGGCAGTGGGCTTCATCGCCCTCTCGGGCATCGCGGTCCTCAACGGCCTCGTCATGGTCAGCTCGATCCAAGATCTGATCCGATCAGGGATGAGCCGCGAGGAAGCCGCGCATGTTGGCGCGATGCAGCGTCTGCGACCCGTCATCATGACCGCGCTAGTCGCCAGCCTCGGCTTCGTGCCGATGGCGCTGGGCGAAGGCGCCGGCGCAGAGGTTCAAAAGCCTTTGGCGACGGTCGTCATCGGCGGTCTGATCTCGGCGACGCTTCTTACGCTGTTCGTGCTGCCGACACTCTATGCCCGGTTCGGGCAGAAAGTGATCGAGAAACCCGAGCACTACAATGAGGAGCATGAAGGGGACGACCACGGTCAGACCTTCGTGAACAACTTGGCCTGA
- a CDS encoding SRPBCC domain-containing protein, giving the protein MPRTITSSMLHGGPLRIWSALTDPDHRRAWSPLVFLDDPSRLGDTECTFAIQGITRPIRTPARIDRFDKPHAFAWSCGIPYLFTLEERYELAGDDGGTRLTHSCTLRGALSLPFAAMMLRRLRSLMVESDDRLATYLRWRVGQPARAINRQRVPFRYRRKAR; this is encoded by the coding sequence ATGCCTCGCACCATAACCAGCTCGATGCTTCACGGCGGGCCACTGCGCATCTGGTCGGCACTCACCGATCCGGATCATCGCCGGGCGTGGAGTCCGCTCGTATTTCTCGATGATCCGTCCCGGCTCGGCGACACAGAATGCACCTTTGCGATCCAGGGCATCACCCGGCCAATTCGGACGCCAGCACGGATTGATCGATTCGATAAACCGCACGCCTTCGCTTGGTCCTGCGGCATCCCCTATCTGTTCACGCTCGAAGAGCGGTACGAGCTGGCGGGGGACGATGGCGGCACCAGGCTAACGCATAGCTGCACGCTGCGCGGGGCGCTCTCCCTGCCGTTCGCGGCGATGATGTTGCGCCGCCTGCGATCCCTGATGGTCGAATCTGACGATCGCCTCGCAACCTATCTCCGCTGGCGGGTAGGTCAGCCTGCCCGGGCTATCAATCGTCAGCGCGTCCCCTTCCGCTACAGGAGGAAGGCGCGATGA